A window of the Cystobacter fuscus genome harbors these coding sequences:
- the murJ gene encoding murein biosynthesis integral membrane protein MurJ: MTVPSPGSEAPVSSPPPRPTVQGRAAKGGGALFVAAGILASKLVGLVREVFIAYFLGNGMAAGVFKAALRIPNFLQNLFGEGVLSGSFIPVYAGLLGKGDEKEADQVAGAVFGLLALTTAVMVALGMLATPLFVDTIAAGFEGEARRMTIRLVRILFPGTGLLVMSAWCLGVLNSHRKFFLSYVAPVVWNLAIVTSLVGAGLSGLAEESLVVVLSYGVVVGCALQFLVQVPSVLRVLGHFRPHLSTASESVRQVLRSFATVVLGRGVVQISAYVDTSYASLIAVRALSTLTYAQTLYLIPVSLFGMAISAAELPEMSRAAGAGEAVAGKLHARLEAGSRRIAFFVVPSAAALLFIGDVVAAALFQWGRFTAADTRYLWYVLMGASLGLAASALGRLYASTFYALKDTRTPLRFATLRVVLGAALAWFLALRLPGLLGLPSQLGAAFLPLAGGLMAWFEALMLRRTLASLIGPVPPPEGMVKLWGAALAAGLTGLGVKVALTHLLGPTPRVLTEWGGSVLPPPHLHPVLVFPLVVLPFGLVYFALTSALGVPEARAVLQRVLRRKRSA; encoded by the coding sequence TTGACCGTTCCCTCTCCTGGCTCCGAAGCTCCCGTCTCCTCTCCTCCTCCTCGTCCCACAGTACAGGGTCGCGCCGCCAAGGGCGGTGGCGCGCTGTTCGTCGCCGCGGGCATCCTGGCCTCGAAGCTGGTGGGCCTGGTGCGCGAGGTCTTCATCGCCTACTTCCTGGGCAATGGGATGGCGGCGGGCGTGTTCAAGGCGGCGCTGCGCATCCCCAACTTCCTGCAGAACCTCTTTGGCGAGGGGGTGCTGTCCGGCTCCTTCATTCCCGTGTACGCCGGGCTGCTCGGCAAGGGGGACGAGAAGGAGGCGGACCAGGTGGCGGGCGCGGTGTTCGGCCTGCTCGCGCTGACCACCGCGGTGATGGTGGCGCTGGGCATGCTGGCCACGCCGCTCTTCGTGGACACCATCGCCGCGGGCTTCGAGGGGGAGGCGCGGCGGATGACCATCCGGCTGGTGCGCATCCTCTTTCCCGGCACGGGCCTGCTGGTGATGTCCGCGTGGTGCCTGGGCGTGCTCAACAGCCACCGCAAGTTCTTCCTGTCCTACGTGGCCCCGGTGGTGTGGAACCTGGCCATCGTCACCTCGCTGGTGGGCGCGGGGCTGAGCGGGCTCGCCGAGGAGTCCCTGGTGGTGGTGCTCTCCTACGGCGTGGTGGTGGGCTGTGCCCTGCAGTTCCTCGTGCAGGTGCCCTCGGTGTTGCGGGTGCTCGGCCACTTCCGGCCCCACCTGTCCACGGCGAGCGAGTCCGTGCGCCAGGTGCTGCGCAGCTTCGCCACGGTGGTGCTCGGCCGCGGCGTGGTGCAGATCAGCGCCTACGTCGACACGTCCTACGCCTCGCTCATCGCCGTCCGGGCGCTGTCCACGCTCACCTACGCGCAGACCCTCTACCTCATTCCGGTGAGCCTCTTCGGCATGGCGATCTCCGCGGCGGAACTGCCGGAGATGTCCCGCGCGGCCGGGGCGGGCGAGGCCGTGGCGGGCAAGCTGCACGCGCGGCTGGAGGCGGGCTCGCGCCGCATCGCCTTCTTCGTGGTGCCCTCGGCGGCGGCGCTGCTCTTCATCGGCGACGTGGTGGCGGCGGCGCTCTTCCAGTGGGGCCGGTTCACCGCCGCGGACACGCGCTACCTCTGGTACGTGCTGATGGGGGCCTCGCTGGGCCTGGCCGCCTCGGCGCTGGGGCGCCTGTACGCCTCGACCTTCTACGCCCTCAAGGACACGCGCACGCCCCTGCGCTTCGCCACGCTGCGCGTGGTGCTGGGCGCCGCCCTGGCCTGGTTCCTGGCGCTGCGGCTGCCGGGGCTGCTCGGCCTGCCCTCCCAGTTGGGCGCGGCCTTCCTGCCCCTGGCCGGGGGGCTGATGGCCTGGTTCGAGGCGCTGATGCTGCGGCGCACGCTCGCCTCCCTGATTGGTCCCGTGCCCCCGCCCGAGGGGATGGTGAAGCTGTGGGGAGCGGCGCTCGCGGCGGGTCTGACGGGCCTGGGCGTCAAGGTGGCGCTGACCCACCTGCTGGGTCCCACCCCCCGGGTCCTGACGGAGTGGGGAGGGAGCGTCCTGCCTCCGCCCCACCTGCACCCGGTGCTCGTCTTCCCCCTGGTGGTGCTGCCCTTTGGCCTCGTCTACTTCGCCCTCACCAGCGCCCTGGGCGTCCCCGAGGCCAGGGCGGTGCTCCAGCGGGTGTTGCGGCGCAAACGATCCGCCTAG
- a CDS encoding 2OG-Fe(II) oxygenase, whose protein sequence is MSEYVTHRGALPKEALESLRGALLASRFVARSPLMGTFQGSRGFALIFTEAGRSTLEERFPFLRDYLARILEPRSWRGLLPWRERLLGPRPERRRPNAFYLNLLLLEAGRGVGRHIDATLQEPSGVPGATPEHVSVLYLNVPGGAKGGALVLSRGQLALGEVRPRPGMLVHFRGDLTHEVQPFTGGPEGALRASLVCEQYAFAPEALARLPAFRIQSKAGFSAYLEEHRARGS, encoded by the coding sequence GTGAGCGAGTACGTCACCCATCGCGGCGCCCTGCCGAAGGAGGCGCTGGAGTCCCTACGCGGCGCCCTGCTCGCCTCGCGCTTCGTGGCGAGGAGCCCCCTGATGGGCACCTTCCAGGGCAGCCGCGGCTTCGCCCTCATCTTCACGGAAGCGGGACGGTCCACGCTCGAGGAGCGCTTCCCCTTCCTGCGCGACTACCTGGCCCGGATACTGGAGCCCCGGAGCTGGCGGGGGCTCCTGCCGTGGCGCGAGCGGCTCCTCGGCCCCCGGCCCGAGCGACGCCGCCCCAACGCCTTCTATCTGAACCTGCTGCTGCTCGAGGCGGGCCGGGGCGTGGGCCGGCACATCGACGCGACCCTGCAGGAGCCCAGCGGCGTGCCGGGCGCGACGCCCGAGCACGTGAGCGTGCTCTACCTGAACGTGCCCGGGGGCGCGAAGGGCGGCGCGCTGGTGCTCTCCCGGGGACAGCTCGCGCTGGGCGAGGTGCGTCCGCGGCCGGGCATGCTGGTGCACTTCCGGGGCGACCTGACGCACGAGGTCCAGCCCTTCACCGGTGGCCCCGAGGGCGCGCTCCGGGCGAGCCTCGTGTGCGAGCAGTACGCGTTCGCTCCCGAGGCGCTGGCGCGGCTGCCCGCGTTCCGTATCCAATCCAAGGCGGGCTTCTCCGCGTATCTCGAGGAGCACCGCGCTCGCGGGAGCTGA
- a CDS encoding S1 RNA-binding domain-containing protein has translation MSDEKNGSVGSGGGDGAGGFGPKKPKATFGDVMLGIPAGRGGEREERGGRGDKDRRSDRPRGEREAAAPKPTGEAGSKPQGAPREERRPRGERGGRGGGGGERQQGPMVVVKRASGAVETRGPVTPAPAASSEPTAEAAPEASAAPTPAPVTPKAPVVPAPSSALYEEVPEDKSFAEMFEAQQKDGGVPGRRSVRVGEKVTGTIFQLGADTAFVTLSNAKSEAMIELRELKDDEGVLRYGVGDTIEAHVIEAGARGILLSRALAKGSANMAMLAEARSSGMPVEGLVLSVNKGGVEVAIGDVRAFCPISQLDIRFVEKPDAFIGEKLTFRVTEVRDRNVVLSRRSLLEDEQKQLAAKTRQTLDVGKVVKGKITGVRDFGAFVDLGGVEGMIPVSEMSYMRVAHPSDVVKQGDEVEVEILRMEPGQPNSPDKSKQKERITLSMRARQEDPFKTALSEIKEGDRLQGKVVRLQPFGAFVELRPGVDGLVHISALSERRIAHPRDAVKEGEVIWVQVEKIDANDKRIGLRRISEEEAQRPAEERPAAAAPEEKKPAEPAAPRPKVGQVVVGKVDRIEPYGVFLAFPGGKGLIPASETGTERGTDLRKKFSLGQELKVALVDIDASGKIRLSITAAERAEERAEVEAWTKTQQPVGGGKKGLGTFADLFKQKLGK, from the coding sequence GTGAGCGACGAGAAGAACGGTTCCGTGGGTTCTGGTGGCGGCGATGGGGCAGGGGGCTTTGGCCCCAAGAAGCCCAAGGCCACCTTTGGTGACGTGATGCTCGGCATTCCCGCGGGTCGTGGCGGCGAGCGCGAGGAGCGCGGTGGTCGCGGCGACAAGGACCGCCGTTCGGATCGCCCGCGTGGCGAGCGCGAGGCCGCTGCCCCCAAGCCCACGGGCGAGGCGGGAAGCAAGCCGCAGGGGGCGCCCCGCGAGGAGCGCCGTCCGCGTGGTGAGCGTGGTGGCCGCGGCGGTGGCGGTGGCGAGCGCCAGCAGGGCCCCATGGTGGTGGTCAAGCGCGCCTCGGGCGCGGTGGAGACGCGCGGACCGGTGACCCCGGCCCCGGCGGCGTCGTCCGAGCCCACCGCCGAGGCGGCCCCCGAGGCCTCGGCCGCTCCGACGCCGGCCCCCGTGACGCCCAAGGCGCCCGTGGTGCCCGCGCCCTCCAGCGCGCTCTACGAGGAGGTCCCCGAGGACAAGTCCTTCGCGGAGATGTTCGAGGCGCAGCAGAAGGATGGCGGCGTGCCGGGCCGGCGCTCGGTGCGCGTGGGTGAGAAGGTCACCGGCACCATCTTCCAGCTCGGCGCGGACACGGCCTTCGTGACGCTGTCCAACGCCAAGAGCGAGGCGATGATCGAGCTGCGCGAGCTCAAGGACGACGAGGGTGTGCTGCGCTACGGCGTGGGGGACACCATCGAGGCGCACGTCATCGAGGCGGGCGCCCGGGGCATCCTGCTCAGCCGCGCGCTGGCCAAGGGCAGCGCCAACATGGCGATGCTCGCCGAGGCCCGCTCTTCCGGCATGCCGGTGGAAGGCCTGGTGCTCAGCGTGAACAAGGGAGGCGTGGAGGTGGCGATCGGCGACGTGCGCGCCTTCTGCCCCATCAGCCAGCTGGACATCCGCTTCGTGGAGAAGCCGGACGCCTTCATCGGCGAGAAGCTCACCTTCCGCGTCACCGAGGTGCGTGACCGCAACGTGGTGCTCTCGCGCCGCTCGCTGCTCGAGGACGAGCAGAAGCAGCTGGCGGCCAAGACGCGCCAGACGCTGGACGTGGGCAAGGTCGTCAAGGGGAAGATCACCGGCGTGCGCGACTTCGGCGCCTTCGTGGACCTGGGCGGCGTGGAGGGGATGATCCCCGTCTCCGAGATGTCCTACATGCGCGTGGCCCACCCGAGCGACGTGGTGAAGCAGGGCGACGAGGTGGAGGTGGAGATCCTCCGCATGGAGCCCGGCCAGCCCAACTCGCCGGACAAGTCCAAGCAGAAGGAGCGGATCACCCTCTCCATGCGCGCCCGCCAGGAGGATCCCTTCAAGACGGCGCTCTCGGAGATCAAGGAAGGCGACCGGCTGCAGGGCAAGGTGGTGCGGTTGCAGCCCTTCGGCGCCTTCGTGGAGCTGCGCCCGGGCGTGGATGGCCTGGTGCACATCTCCGCGCTGTCCGAGCGCCGCATCGCGCACCCGCGCGACGCCGTGAAGGAGGGCGAGGTCATCTGGGTGCAGGTGGAGAAGATCGACGCGAACGACAAGCGCATCGGTCTGCGCCGCATCTCCGAGGAGGAGGCCCAGCGCCCCGCCGAGGAGCGTCCGGCGGCCGCCGCCCCCGAGGAGAAGAAGCCGGCCGAGCCCGCGGCGCCGCGCCCCAAGGTGGGCCAGGTGGTGGTGGGCAAGGTGGATCGCATCGAGCCCTACGGCGTGTTCCTCGCGTTCCCGGGCGGCAAGGGGCTCATCCCCGCCTCCGAGACGGGCACCGAGCGCGGTACGGACCTGCGCAAGAAGTTCTCGCTCGGCCAGGAGCTGAAGGTGGCCCTGGTGGACATCGACGCCTCCGGGAAGATCCGCCTGTCCATCACCGCCGCCGAGCGCGCCGAGGAGCGCGCCGAGGTCGAGGCCTGGACGAAGACCCAGCAGCCCGTGGGTGGCGGCAAGAAGGGGCTCGGCACGTTCGCCGATCTCTTCAAGCAGAAGCTGGGCAAGTAG
- a CDS encoding sigma-54-dependent transcriptional regulator translates to MPKVLVIDDETNLRKVLAAMLRRDGFDVTVAADGEQGLAEFHKNGADIVVTDLVMPKAGGMEVLRAVNAANPDVPVIIITAHGTVDSAVEAIKAGAFDYVTKPFDQSELSAAIAKAAKAHVVAQRSVRADAKARAAIIGESPQLQDVFKIIDKVADTPSTVLITGESGTGKELIASALHGASSRRDKPFIKINCAAIPHNLLESELFGYERGAFTGAVTSKPGRFELADGGTLFLDEIGEIPVEMQVKLLRALQEGEFERVGGIKTTRVDVRLIAATNRDLQAEIEAGRFRKDLYYRLAVVPITLPALRERRGDIRMLATHFVEKYNRKLNKKIEGIADDALVLLQAYNWPGNIRELENLIERVLLFADGPLITAKDLPEPVRQASSPVPASPAALAETPPGEGGLKDIVRMKAAELEKDLITKALEETGGNVTRAARLLQISRKSLQTKMKEFGLRDTTAQDGRDDGSED, encoded by the coding sequence ATGCCCAAAGTACTGGTCATCGACGACGAGACGAACCTCCGCAAGGTGCTCGCCGCCATGCTGCGCCGGGACGGCTTCGACGTCACCGTCGCGGCCGATGGCGAGCAGGGCCTCGCCGAGTTCCACAAGAACGGCGCCGACATCGTGGTGACCGACCTCGTCATGCCCAAGGCCGGCGGCATGGAGGTCCTGCGCGCCGTCAACGCCGCCAACCCCGACGTGCCCGTCATCATCATCACCGCTCACGGCACCGTGGACTCCGCCGTCGAGGCCATCAAGGCGGGCGCCTTCGACTACGTCACCAAGCCCTTCGATCAATCCGAGCTCTCGGCCGCCATCGCCAAGGCCGCCAAGGCCCACGTCGTGGCCCAGCGCTCGGTGCGCGCGGATGCCAAGGCCCGCGCCGCCATCATCGGCGAGTCGCCCCAGCTCCAGGACGTCTTCAAGATCATCGACAAGGTGGCGGACACCCCCTCCACCGTCCTCATCACCGGCGAGAGCGGCACGGGCAAGGAGCTCATCGCCTCCGCGCTGCACGGCGCCTCCAGCCGCCGGGACAAGCCGTTCATCAAGATCAACTGCGCCGCCATCCCCCACAACCTCCTGGAGTCCGAGCTGTTCGGCTACGAGCGCGGGGCCTTCACCGGCGCCGTCACCTCCAAGCCCGGCCGCTTCGAGCTGGCCGACGGGGGCACGCTCTTCCTCGACGAGATCGGCGAGATTCCCGTGGAGATGCAGGTGAAGCTCCTGCGCGCGCTCCAGGAGGGCGAGTTCGAGCGCGTGGGCGGCATCAAGACGACGCGCGTGGACGTGCGCCTCATCGCCGCCACCAACCGCGACCTGCAGGCGGAGATCGAGGCCGGACGCTTCCGCAAGGATCTCTACTACCGGCTCGCGGTGGTGCCCATCACCCTGCCCGCCCTGCGCGAGCGCCGGGGCGACATCCGCATGCTCGCGACGCACTTCGTGGAGAAGTACAACCGCAAGCTCAACAAGAAGATCGAGGGCATCGCCGACGACGCGCTCGTGCTGCTGCAGGCCTACAACTGGCCCGGCAACATCCGCGAGCTGGAGAACCTCATCGAGCGCGTGCTGCTCTTCGCCGATGGGCCGCTCATCACCGCGAAGGATCTGCCCGAGCCGGTGCGCCAGGCCTCCTCTCCAGTGCCCGCCTCCCCGGCCGCTCTCGCGGAGACGCCTCCGGGCGAAGGGGGCCTCAAGGACATCGTCCGCATGAAGGCGGCCGAGCTGGAGAAGGATCTCATCACCAAGGCCCTCGAGGAGACAGGCGGCAACGTCACCCGGGCGGCCCGATTGCTGCAAATCAGCCGCAAGTCCCTTCAAACGAAAATGAAGGAATTTGGCCTGCGCGACACGACCGCCCAAGATGGGCGGGATGACGGCTCCGAGGACTGA
- a CDS encoding ATP-binding protein — translation MHFVELAVQNVRGFSPAGRFALKTGYFVLKPPTAEPSPLSGLTLALLYADGRGGDAAFSVSAQKPGKGALTFVGQDTLTYRVLREMGGGGTLHRLNPTTKQPELVTQDTGEANQFLRGQAGLPPRTTFEQLFTLQAAQLPSRRPRSGGRSMSTPGMPAARTLSSPGMPAVRTSSSSGLAAAQSVLPASDIPAAEARQRELEKELVLCKEVDNLQFEVDGLNSQVFSLESKLRSTEPLKEKVREAEALWNAEPTPESMGLPADIVARAERYGRVLARRDEALARLMSEKEVADEEAARLPDVEPLVRNRNFWIAVGVGVACLIASFFVPKAVRYVALLDVPAFGFAAVLALRFVEELQDKDRVARRGEMFVAREKKIAEEFEAEAGPVRKAMEVFDVDTPQDIPPRLQRREQLGSTVAELRTQLISQEKHPDFIDAANQLPIIRQQIELLNAQIEQKGSFVRDLREVERELSRIKDSIALARNPHMAGGAVPGMETAAHGPQALEDPSPQLLGLAGDLLATDIQAVMGLARERCVQYFSALTERRYTGVEWDRDGRTSVLGASGRRLPLSELPPREVDLFFLSLRLTLVEKVCARVKLPLIVEDAFIGVDESRLPLLGRMLKHLGTITQVLHVTPLAGFPQLSDGTVNL, via the coding sequence ATGCACTTCGTTGAGCTCGCCGTCCAGAATGTCCGGGGGTTTTCCCCCGCCGGCCGTTTCGCCCTGAAAACCGGGTACTTCGTGCTCAAGCCGCCCACGGCGGAGCCGAGTCCGCTGTCCGGGTTGACACTCGCGTTGCTCTACGCGGATGGCCGAGGCGGGGATGCCGCCTTCTCCGTCTCCGCGCAGAAGCCGGGCAAGGGCGCCTTGACGTTCGTGGGGCAGGACACGCTCACCTACCGCGTGCTGCGGGAGATGGGCGGAGGGGGCACGCTGCATCGGCTCAACCCCACCACGAAGCAGCCCGAGCTCGTGACGCAGGACACCGGCGAGGCCAATCAGTTCCTCCGTGGTCAGGCGGGGCTGCCGCCGCGCACCACCTTCGAACAGCTCTTCACCCTCCAGGCCGCGCAGCTGCCCTCGCGTCGGCCCCGCTCCGGCGGACGCTCGATGTCCACTCCGGGCATGCCCGCCGCGAGGACGCTGTCCTCCCCGGGCATGCCCGCCGTGCGGACGAGTTCCTCGTCGGGCCTCGCCGCCGCGCAGTCGGTGCTGCCCGCCTCGGACATCCCCGCCGCCGAGGCCAGGCAGCGCGAGTTGGAGAAGGAGCTCGTGCTCTGCAAGGAGGTGGACAACCTCCAGTTCGAGGTGGACGGACTCAACTCCCAGGTCTTCAGCCTGGAGTCGAAGCTGCGCAGCACCGAGCCGCTCAAGGAGAAGGTGCGCGAGGCGGAGGCGCTGTGGAACGCCGAGCCCACCCCCGAGTCCATGGGCCTGCCCGCGGACATCGTCGCGCGCGCCGAGCGCTATGGCCGGGTCCTCGCCCGGCGCGACGAGGCGCTCGCGCGGTTGATGTCCGAGAAGGAGGTGGCCGACGAGGAGGCCGCGCGTCTGCCCGACGTGGAGCCCCTGGTGCGCAACCGCAACTTCTGGATCGCCGTGGGCGTGGGCGTGGCGTGCCTCATCGCCAGCTTCTTCGTGCCCAAGGCGGTCCGCTACGTGGCGCTGTTGGACGTGCCCGCCTTCGGCTTCGCCGCCGTGCTCGCCCTGCGCTTCGTGGAGGAGCTGCAGGACAAGGATCGGGTGGCGCGCCGGGGCGAGATGTTCGTCGCGCGCGAGAAGAAGATCGCCGAGGAGTTCGAGGCCGAGGCGGGCCCCGTGCGCAAGGCCATGGAGGTGTTCGACGTGGACACCCCCCAGGACATCCCCCCGCGCCTGCAGCGCCGCGAGCAGCTCGGTTCCACCGTGGCCGAGCTGCGCACGCAGCTCATCTCCCAGGAGAAGCACCCCGACTTCATCGACGCCGCAAACCAGCTGCCCATCATCCGCCAGCAGATCGAGCTGCTCAACGCGCAGATCGAGCAGAAGGGCTCCTTCGTGCGCGACCTGCGCGAGGTGGAGCGCGAGCTGAGCCGGATCAAGGACTCCATCGCGCTCGCGCGCAATCCGCACATGGCCGGGGGTGCCGTGCCGGGCATGGAGACGGCCGCCCACGGTCCGCAGGCCCTGGAGGATCCCTCGCCCCAGTTGCTGGGGCTCGCCGGAGATCTGCTCGCCACGGACATCCAGGCCGTCATGGGGCTCGCCCGGGAGCGGTGCGTGCAGTACTTCAGCGCGCTCACCGAGCGCCGCTACACCGGCGTGGAGTGGGATCGGGATGGACGCACCTCCGTGCTCGGGGCCTCGGGCCGGCGCCTGCCGCTGAGCGAGCTGCCTCCTCGCGAGGTGGATCTCTTCTTCCTGAGCCTCCGGCTGACGTTGGTGGAGAAGGTGTGCGCCCGCGTGAAGCTGCCGCTCATCGTCGAGGACGCCTTCATCGGCGTGGACGAGTCCCGGCTGCCCCTGCTCGGCCGGATGCTCAAGCACCTGGGCACGATCACGCAGGTGCTCCACGTCACGCCGCTCGCGGGCTTCCCGCAGCTGTCGGACGGGACTGTCAATCTGTAG
- the rsmI gene encoding 16S rRNA (cytidine(1402)-2'-O)-methyltransferase yields the protein MSGTLYLVATPIGNLGDVSSRALETLRQVAFVACEDTRHSRVLLEHFGIAADTVSLPAFAEGQRAGRILDRLVAGEDCALVTDAGSPGISDPGEKLVAEALERGVKVVPVPGPTALVAALSASGLPTGRFHFLGFLPRKGPERQAMLEEVAPLSATLALYESPRRLAETLSDLRDALGERRAVVARELTKVHEEFARGTLGSLGERYAAEEPRGEVVVLVEGRTGEHRWSEEELLRALEAGLGRGDKLKPLSTELARRAGWSGQDVYRLGLGLKKR from the coding sequence ATGTCGGGAACGCTCTATCTGGTGGCCACGCCCATCGGGAACCTGGGGGACGTGTCCTCGCGGGCACTCGAGACGCTGCGGCAGGTGGCCTTCGTGGCCTGCGAGGACACGCGGCACTCGCGCGTGTTGTTGGAGCACTTCGGCATCGCCGCGGACACGGTGAGCCTGCCCGCCTTCGCCGAGGGCCAGCGCGCCGGTCGCATCCTGGATCGGCTGGTGGCCGGCGAGGACTGCGCGCTGGTGACGGACGCGGGCAGCCCCGGTATCAGCGATCCCGGCGAGAAGCTGGTGGCCGAGGCGCTCGAGCGCGGCGTGAAGGTGGTGCCCGTGCCCGGTCCCACGGCGTTGGTGGCGGCCTTGAGTGCCTCGGGCCTGCCCACCGGGCGCTTCCACTTCCTGGGCTTCCTGCCGCGCAAGGGCCCCGAGCGCCAGGCCATGCTGGAAGAGGTGGCCCCTCTGTCCGCCACGCTCGCCCTCTACGAGTCACCGCGCCGACTGGCCGAGACGCTCTCCGACTTGCGCGACGCGCTGGGCGAGCGGCGCGCGGTGGTGGCGCGCGAGTTGACCAAGGTGCACGAGGAGTTCGCTCGCGGCACGCTCGGCTCGTTGGGCGAGCGCTACGCGGCCGAGGAGCCCCGGGGAGAGGTGGTGGTGTTGGTGGAGGGGCGCACCGGCGAGCACCGCTGGAGCGAGGAGGAGCTGCTGCGTGCGCTGGAGGCGGGGCTCGGCCGGGGCGACAAGCTCAAGCCCCTGAGCACCGAGCTGGCCCGCCGCGCCGGTTGGTCCGGTCAGGACGTGTACCGGCTCGGACTCGGGCTCAAGAAGCGCTGA
- a CDS encoding YraN family protein encodes MEREGTRGERKQYGDEGEEAAVRFLETQGYRVRARNYACRHGELDVVAERGDTVCFVEVRMRSTAVWGDPSHTVSFAKQRRVVKAAMHYLMAHGVRDRELRFDVISVVGRGERATVEHLPGAFDAGM; translated from the coding sequence ATGGAGCGGGAAGGGACGAGGGGCGAGCGCAAGCAGTACGGGGACGAGGGCGAGGAGGCCGCGGTGCGCTTCCTGGAGACCCAGGGCTATCGGGTGCGGGCGCGCAACTACGCGTGCCGCCACGGAGAGCTGGACGTGGTGGCCGAACGCGGGGATACCGTGTGCTTCGTGGAGGTGCGGATGCGCTCCACGGCGGTGTGGGGAGACCCTTCCCACACGGTGTCCTTCGCCAAGCAGCGCAGGGTCGTGAAGGCGGCCATGCACTACCTGATGGCGCACGGCGTGCGAGATCGGGAGCTGCGCTTCGATGTCATCTCGGTGGTGGGCCGCGGCGAGCGCGCGACGGTGGAGCACCTGCCGGGCGCCTTCGACGCCGGCATGTGA
- a CDS encoding M23 family metallopeptidase: protein MWWWKHRPASPPSADAGDSPEKAGAEDPAKAGALAATPSSTNPDVPPLAPTTVDPIPATPPPGAVPAVPGELSRATIRVEGPLETAVVAAAGAAVGPALAQVVTRTLVWWVDVPGDIRRGDTLDVLYEVRSNEEPLVHAVRFSSGKTGQTHRAYRFQAASDKNARYYLPSGEELELRLVNSPLDDYEQVTSLLRDGRKHKGVDFKTPVGTPIKAPFTGIVRRKNWAFRFNGNCIDLEEVGGKHRHALFLHMDELPRSLKVGDRIAVGSVLGRSGNSGRSFAPHLHYQLEAANERILDPYENHRTYRRSLPASQRAAFETEMRRQEGLLGATAMAGSGGAGN from the coding sequence GTGTGGTGGTGGAAGCACCGGCCCGCCTCGCCGCCCTCGGCCGATGCCGGGGACTCCCCCGAGAAGGCTGGGGCCGAGGATCCCGCGAAGGCCGGGGCGCTCGCCGCCACTCCGTCTTCGACCAACCCCGACGTGCCTCCCCTGGCCCCCACGACGGTGGATCCAATACCCGCCACCCCACCCCCGGGCGCGGTGCCCGCCGTCCCCGGCGAGCTGTCGCGAGCCACCATCCGCGTGGAGGGCCCGTTGGAGACGGCCGTCGTCGCGGCGGCCGGAGCGGCCGTGGGTCCCGCGCTCGCCCAGGTGGTGACGCGCACGTTGGTGTGGTGGGTGGACGTGCCGGGAGACATCCGCCGCGGGGACACCCTGGACGTGCTCTATGAGGTGCGCTCCAACGAGGAGCCCCTCGTGCACGCGGTGCGCTTCTCCAGCGGCAAGACGGGCCAGACGCACCGCGCCTACCGCTTCCAGGCCGCGAGCGACAAGAACGCCCGCTACTACCTGCCGAGCGGCGAGGAGCTGGAGCTGCGCCTGGTGAATTCGCCCCTGGACGACTACGAGCAGGTGACGTCGCTCCTGCGCGATGGCCGCAAGCACAAGGGCGTGGACTTCAAGACGCCCGTGGGCACGCCCATCAAGGCGCCCTTCACCGGGATTGTCCGGCGCAAGAACTGGGCCTTCCGCTTCAACGGCAACTGCATCGACCTCGAGGAGGTGGGCGGCAAGCACCGCCACGCCCTCTTCCTGCACATGGACGAGCTGCCGCGCTCGCTCAAGGTGGGAGACCGGATCGCGGTGGGCAGCGTGCTGGGCCGCAGCGGCAACAGCGGCCGCTCCTTCGCGCCTCACCTGCACTACCAGCTCGAGGCCGCCAACGAGCGCATCCTGGACCCCTACGAGAACCACCGCACCTACCGGCGCTCGCTCCCGGCGTCCCAGCGCGCCGCCTTCGAGACCGAGATGCGCCGGCAGGAGGGGCTGCTCGGGGCCACGGCGATGGCCGGCTCGGGGGGCGCGGGCAATTGA